The window CCATTAACATAGTCCAGACATCGTCAAGCCCTTTTTTCTCCATGGATGACACCGTTAAAGACGTACTCATCCAGCCTGGAGTAGACGGCTGTAAGAAATGGAGGATTTGTTTATACTCTTGCATCGTTCGACGGGCAAAACGAACATTATCCCCGTCCGCCTTATGCACAATGATGCCGTCAGCTAGCTCCATAATCCCCTTTTTCATTCCTTGCAGTTCATCTCCTGCCCCTGTTAAAACAAGCAATAAGAAGAAGTCCACCATGCCGCGCACAAATGTTTCACTTTGTCCAACACCGACTGTTTCAATGAGGAGCACATCATAGCCCGCTGCCTCGCATAAGAGCATCGTTTCACGTGATTTTTTATGCACGCCACCTAATGTCCCGGCGCTCGGCGATGGGCGAACAAAGGCATTCGGTTGACGAACGAGCTCTTCCATCCGTGTTTTGTCCCCAAGAATACTACCGCCTGACAGCGAAGAACTTGGATCAATCGCAAGCACCGCGACCCGTTTGCCCATTTTACTAAGCATCGTCCCAAACGCTTCAATGAAGGAGCTTTTCCCTGCACCTGGCACACCTGTAATACCAATGCGAATACAATTCCCCGTGTAAGGTAATAGCTCCTGCAATAGCTTTTGAGCCTCTTCCTTATGCACATTGTTCGAACTTTCAATCAGTGTAATCGCCTTCGCTAAGGAAGTACGATCACCTGCACGAACTTGCTCCGCTAATTTCGAAATATCAAGATGATCCTGCTTTTTTTTGCGGAATTTTTTCGGGTTTGAATAATTCATACCATCATGTCCACCCTTCACGCCTTCCATCACAAATAAAGCGCTTGGCTCTTGATTATTCTTCGTCATTATTCTGCCACTTCCTCGTAGCCAAGCTTTTTGTAGATTTCTTCGATAATTTTCATTGCTGATACCGGAATAACTGTACCTGGACCGAAAATAGCTGCCGCACCTGATTCATATAAGAAATCATAGTCTTGTGCTGGAATAACCCCACCACAAATAACGATAATATCTTCACGACCTAATTTTTTCAGCTCCGCTACTAACTCTGGTACAAGTGTTTTATGACCTGCTGCTAAGCTCGATACGCCGACACAGTGTACATCGTTTTCATTCGCCATTTGCGCAGTTTCTTCTGGTGTCATGAACAATGGTGAAATATCCACATCAAAGCCTAAGTCTGCATAGCCTGTTGCGATAACTTTCGCCCCACGGTCATGTCCATCTTGACCCATTTTTGCCACTAAAATACGTGGGCGACGACCTTCATTTTCGATGAAGCCTTCTGTCATTTCCTTCACTTCTTCAATCATTTCATGATCTGAGAAGTTCGCAGAGTAAACGCCCGAAATGGAACGAATAATCGCTTTATGACGTCCTGATACAGCTTCAATCGCATCAGAAATTTCGCCTAATGAAGCACGTGCACGAGCCGCATCCACCGCAACAGCTAGTAAGTTTTCTCCTCCATCCTCCGCAGCTTTTGTTAAACGTGCTAAATGTTTTTGCACTTCTGCTTCATCACGGTCTGCTTTCATTGTGTTTAAGCGTTCAATTTGTTGGTCACGTACAAGGGCATTGTCGATATCTAAAATATCAATTGGCTCCTCTTCTGCTAAACGGAATTTGTTTACACCAACAATTGTTTCTGTTTTTGAGTCGATTTTCGCTTGACGTTTTGCCGCTGCTTCCTCAACTTTCATTTTTGGAAGACCTGTTTCAATCGCTTTCGCCATACCACCAAGCTCTTCAATTTCCTCGATTAATGCCCATGCTTTTTCCGTTAACTCTTCTGTTAACTTCTCAACATAATAAGAGCCGCCCCATGGATCAATTACTTTTGTCATACCCGTTTCTTCTTGTAAGAATAGCTGTGTATTTCGTGCAATTCGTGCAGAGAAGTCTGTCGGTAATGCAATCGCTTCGTCTAATGCGTTCGTGTGAAGTGATTGTGTATGACCCATCGCTGCTGCGTTCGCTTCAATCAATGTACGTGTGACGTTATTGAATGGATCTTGCTCCGTTAATGACCAACCAGACGTTTGAGAATGCGTACGTAACGCTAATGTTTTTGGATTTTTCGGATCGAATGTCGACATCATTTGCGCCCAAATACGACGTGCAGCACGCATTTTTGCAATTTCCATATAGTAATTCATGCCAATCGCCCAGAAGAATGATAAACGTGGTGCAAAGGCATCAATATCAATTCCTGCTTTTAACCCCGTACGTACATATTCAAGACCGTCAGCAAGTGTGTAAGCTAGCTCAATATCATTTGTCGCACCGGCTTCTTGAATATGGTAGCCCGAAATTGAAATCGAGTTAAATTTCGGCATATGTTTCGCTGTAAATTCAAAAATATCGGCAATAATTTTCATTGACATTGCTGGTGGATAAATATATGTATTACGCACCATATATTCCTTTAAAATATCATTTTGGATTGTACCCGCAAGCTTATCCGGTGATACCCCTTGCTCTTCAGCTGCAACAATGTAAAATGCTAAAATTGGTAAAACTGCGCCATTCATCGTCATAGAAACTGACATTTGATCTAACGGAATGCCCGCAAATAAAATTTTCATGTCCTCAATCGAATCGATTGCTACACCAGCTTTACCTACGTCACCTTTTACTCGTGGGTGATCAGAGTCATAACCGCGGTGTGTCGCTAAGTCAAAGGCAACCGATAACCCTTTTTGACCCATCGCTAAGTTTCGACGATAAAAGGCGTTTGATTCCTCAGCAGTCGAGAAACCTGCATATTGACGTACTGTCCATGGACGTGCTACATACATCGTTGGGTAAGGTCCGCGCGTATTTGGCGCAATCCCTGCTACATCCTTTGTATGTTTTACATCTTGAATGTCCTCAGCGTTATATACCGTTTTAACTTCGATGCCTTCGTTTGTCAAAAATGAGCCTGTTGAAGTTCGTTGCTCTTGATGTAAAACGTCTTCAATTACAACAGATTTAAAATTTGCTTTACTCATTGTTGTACCCCCTTCACGCTCGCTACTACGCTGTTCAACTTCTCGACGATGTTTTGACCTGCAAAAATAAAGCCGTTTAAGCCAGTTGCTGTCCAAGTTGCTTCGTCTTCTTTATATTTACCCGCTGCATCCAACACAATAGTTGAACGCTTACCGTCTAATAATGCAGGGACTAACGCTTTCGTATCCTCATCTGTTGCTGCTATTACAACATAATCAAATGCCGCATTCGTTATCCATTTTTTCGCATCTTCTATCGACGTAAAGCCTTCTGTTTGCTCAGCAACAATACCCGCTGTTGCGAAGAAGCCTTGTACAAAATCAGCACGTGGCTTGTAATTTTTAAGCGCACCGAACGTTAAAATAGCCGTTTTAATACCTGCTTGTGAGAAGCATGTACGTAAATTTTCAAATGGAATCGCTAAACGCTTCACATCCGCAAATTGCCCGTTTTCTTCTGTTGCAATTGTATCTACTGGATTTGCATAAATATTTGTGCCAATTAATGAATGCTTGCGTGTTTCTACCGCTTGAATGCGCTTACTATAAACCGCTTCAATATCCGATTGAAGTGCAGTATACGCATCTAAACCACCTGCTAGCTCGATTTCAAGGAATAATGCCCATGCTTCTTTTACCAAGTCTGCTGTTAACGACTCCACAAAGTACGAGCCACCAGCAGGATCAAGGACGTTTAGTACATGTGATTCTTCTTTCGTTACGAGGGACACGTTACGAGCGATACGAACCGATTGATCTGTTGCTTTTGTTAAGCAATCATGTGGATGGACTGTTACAACATCTGCACCACCGATTGCCGCTGCGAATGCTTCATTGCCTGCACGTAGTAGGTTTACATATACATCTAGCTTTGAAAAACTGCGGACAGATGTTTCGACTACTACTGGGACAGCGCTTGCTTCAGTGCCGAATGCTGAAGCAAATGCTTTCCATAACACTTTAAATGCACGAATTTTCGCGACTTCTGAGAAAAACTGTGTATCAATCGCAAAGTTTACAAAGAATTTGCTTTCAAATGCTTTGAAATCCTCCACGGTATTTGCTAATTGAGATGCTTGCGCTAATGCGATTGCTAATTCTTGTACAGCGTTTGCACCTTTATTGTGGAAAGGAATCGTATTCGCTGCAAATGTGCGCACGTTAGGGTAATCTGCTAATTCAACAGCTTCAGGTGCAATAATATAGCCTTCTACTGTCGCACGTTTCGCTTTTTCAATTTTTGTGAAAGCGCTTAATAAATTGTCATTAGTTGATTGCACGATCAGTTTAAATGAATATTCCGATAAATAATCAGCTAATTGACCAAGCGCTTCTTCGTTCCATTCAAAGGCAACTGGGCTATTGATTGTGATGACATCATTGCCACGCGCTAGGCTTTCTTGTAAATTTGCAAAGAAACTTTCCACATCTTCACCAACAATTTGCTGAGCTACTGCAAAATCTGATTCTTTTGTTAAATTACGAATCGTTGAAACTTGTTTTTCTAATTGTTCACCTAATTTTTCGATCAATGTTTCTTGTGTATAAAGAGGCTCTAATGTAATGTTGTCAATTGTTTTTGTGAATAGGGATTCAAATGGTTTTCCCTTCAAAGCTTTTACAGCTTCTTCTTGCCATTGTTCATAACTAGTCGATTGAAATTCGATGTCTTTCATATTTGTTGTCATATGGACGCTTTCTAGCTTCCCCCCTTGTTATATTTCTGTACTATATATTACCCGAGAATGTTCAGATAATAAAGAAAAAAAAATAAAGAAAGCCCGTAACCACAGGCTTCCTTGGCATTTTTAGTAGACTGACATCTTCTGTTTATCAACATTTTCGAGCAATTCTTTGACACGACTAAGGAATTTACCGCAAATTAAACCATCTAAAATTCGATGATCTAATGACAAACATAAGTTCACAATATAACGTGGTGCAATCATATTACCCTGTACTATTACAGGTTTTTTTACTATATTTTCCACCTGTAAAATAGCAGCTTGCGGATAATTAATAATTCCCATAGATTGGATTGAACCAAATGAACCGGTATTATTTACCGTGAACGTACCACCTTGTATGTGCTCCATTTTTAACTTGCCATTTCGCACAATTGTAGATAGTTCGTTAATTTCTTTAGCAATGCCTTTAATCGACTTTTCGTCCACATTTTTAATGACTGGCACAAACAACGCATCATCCGTCGCAACAGCAATGGATAAATTGATGTTTTTCTTTTGGATAATTTTATCCTCTGCCCAAACGGAATTGATGAGCGGATATTCCTTTAAAGCTTGTGCGACTGCTTTTAAGAAAAAGGCAAAGTATGTTAAATTAAAGCCTTCTTTTTGCTTGAACTCCGTTTTGATGCTGTCGCGATACTCGACAAGCTCCGTCACATCGACTTCCATCATCATCCACGCATGTGGAATTTCAAGTGAACTACGCACCATATTCTTCGCGATGGCCTTGCGTACAGATGTAACTGGAATTTCAATATCCCCTGAAGCTGTCGGGACAACTTCAGAATGACTCGGAGCAACATCTGGCGCGCTCGTTTTTTCTGGCACGTTTTGTTGTTGCTGCTCAACCGCTTGTTGTTGCGGGCTTTCCTCTATTAGTTGAACAGGTTTTCCAGCGGCAATATATGCTTCCACATCTTTTCGTGTAATGCGATTGTCGAGCCCTGTCCCTTGTACATGCGCTAAATCCACATTATTTTGCGAGGCTAATAGTAGCACTGCCGGTGAATAGCGACCAACCGTGCGTTTAGGACGCTCGCTAGTATCAGGCGTTTCTACTACTGGAGCAGGTGATTCTTGTCGCTGCAAACCTGCATTTAAAATGGCTGAGCTAACATTTGAACTGCCCACTACCGGTGCTTGTTGTGTTTCTGCGTCTTCTACTTCGATGGAACAAACAACGGCACCTACAGGCAGTGTTTCCCCTTCCGTTGCAATCAATTCCTTCACTATACCAGAAAATGAGGACGGAATTTCGGCATTCACTTTATCGGTCGTTACTTCAGCAATCGGGTCGTATTTGTTTACCTTGTCGCCAACTTTCACTAACCAACTATCGATTTTGCCTTCCGTCACACTTTCCCCTAATTGTGGCATCATAATATTTTGAATGGTCATTTTGCATCCCCCTATGAATCGATTATGCCTCGACATAAATGCATCCAGATTCATCTCACCACTTATGAGGTGGGATGAATCTGAAAGAAGTTAAAACGCTGCTAATTCACGAATGGCGCGCTCTACTTTATCAGGATTAATCATAAAGAACTTTTCCATTGTTGGCGCATAAGGCATGGCTGGCACATCTGGCCCCGCTAGTCGCTTAATTGGGGCATCTAAATCAAAGAGGCAATGCTCTGCAATAATTGCCGCAACCTCACTGATGATGCTGCCTTCCTTATTATCCTCCGTAATAAGCAAGATTT is drawn from Solibacillus sp. R5-41 and contains these coding sequences:
- the meaB gene encoding methylmalonyl Co-A mutase-associated GTPase MeaB, translating into MTKNNQEPSALFVMEGVKGGHDGMNYSNPKKFRKKKQDHLDISKLAEQVRAGDRTSLAKAITLIESSNNVHKEEAQKLLQELLPYTGNCIRIGITGVPGAGKSSFIEAFGTMLSKMGKRVAVLAIDPSSSLSGGSILGDKTRMEELVRQPNAFVRPSPSAGTLGGVHKKSRETMLLCEAAGYDVLLIETVGVGQSETFVRGMVDFFLLLVLTGAGDELQGMKKGIMELADGIIVHKADGDNVRFARRTMQEYKQILHFLQPSTPGWMSTSLTVSSMEKKGLDDVWTMLMAFEETVKKSNYWSIRRHEQTRDWFHSMITDHLIDSFYQNADRKKQVRSLEDDILKGRLTVTQGVNALFDEKEGHDLS
- a CDS encoding methylmalonyl-CoA mutase family protein, producing the protein MTTNMKDIEFQSTSYEQWQEEAVKALKGKPFESLFTKTIDNITLEPLYTQETLIEKLGEQLEKQVSTIRNLTKESDFAVAQQIVGEDVESFFANLQESLARGNDVITINSPVAFEWNEEALGQLADYLSEYSFKLIVQSTNDNLLSAFTKIEKAKRATVEGYIIAPEAVELADYPNVRTFAANTIPFHNKGANAVQELAIALAQASQLANTVEDFKAFESKFFVNFAIDTQFFSEVAKIRAFKVLWKAFASAFGTEASAVPVVVETSVRSFSKLDVYVNLLRAGNEAFAAAIGGADVVTVHPHDCLTKATDQSVRIARNVSLVTKEESHVLNVLDPAGGSYFVESLTADLVKEAWALFLEIELAGGLDAYTALQSDIEAVYSKRIQAVETRKHSLIGTNIYANPVDTIATEENGQFADVKRLAIPFENLRTCFSQAGIKTAILTFGALKNYKPRADFVQGFFATAGIVAEQTEGFTSIEDAKKWITNAAFDYVVIAATDEDTKALVPALLDGKRSTIVLDAAGKYKEDEATWTATGLNGFIFAGQNIVEKLNSVVASVKGVQQ
- a CDS encoding dihydrolipoamide acetyltransferase family protein — protein: MTIQNIMMPQLGESVTEGKIDSWLVKVGDKVNKYDPIAEVTTDKVNAEIPSSFSGIVKELIATEGETLPVGAVVCSIEVEDAETQQAPVVGSSNVSSAILNAGLQRQESPAPVVETPDTSERPKRTVGRYSPAVLLLASQNNVDLAHVQGTGLDNRITRKDVEAYIAAGKPVQLIEESPQQQAVEQQQQNVPEKTSAPDVAPSHSEVVPTASGDIEIPVTSVRKAIAKNMVRSSLEIPHAWMMMEVDVTELVEYRDSIKTEFKQKEGFNLTYFAFFLKAVAQALKEYPLINSVWAEDKIIQKKNINLSIAVATDDALFVPVIKNVDEKSIKGIAKEINELSTIVRNGKLKMEHIQGGTFTVNNTGSFGSIQSMGIINYPQAAILQVENIVKKPVIVQGNMIAPRYIVNLCLSLDHRILDGLICGKFLSRVKELLENVDKQKMSVY
- the scpA gene encoding methylmalonyl-CoA mutase; this encodes MSKANFKSVVIEDVLHQEQRTSTGSFLTNEGIEVKTVYNAEDIQDVKHTKDVAGIAPNTRGPYPTMYVARPWTVRQYAGFSTAEESNAFYRRNLAMGQKGLSVAFDLATHRGYDSDHPRVKGDVGKAGVAIDSIEDMKILFAGIPLDQMSVSMTMNGAVLPILAFYIVAAEEQGVSPDKLAGTIQNDILKEYMVRNTYIYPPAMSMKIIADIFEFTAKHMPKFNSISISGYHIQEAGATNDIELAYTLADGLEYVRTGLKAGIDIDAFAPRLSFFWAIGMNYYMEIAKMRAARRIWAQMMSTFDPKNPKTLALRTHSQTSGWSLTEQDPFNNVTRTLIEANAAAMGHTQSLHTNALDEAIALPTDFSARIARNTQLFLQEETGMTKVIDPWGGSYYVEKLTEELTEKAWALIEEIEELGGMAKAIETGLPKMKVEEAAAKRQAKIDSKTETIVGVNKFRLAEEEPIDILDIDNALVRDQQIERLNTMKADRDEAEVQKHLARLTKAAEDGGENLLAVAVDAARARASLGEISDAIEAVSGRHKAIIRSISGVYSANFSDHEMIEEVKEMTEGFIENEGRRPRILVAKMGQDGHDRGAKVIATGYADLGFDVDISPLFMTPEETAQMANENDVHCVGVSSLAAGHKTLVPELVAELKKLGREDIIVICGGVIPAQDYDFLYESGAAAIFGPGTVIPVSAMKIIEEIYKKLGYEEVAE